ACTTTTATTCGCGAAGTAACTCGAAAAAGTTCATATAGTAATGTGCTGCCTGGTTTACACTTTAAATTTAATGCTTCCGAAGCTACGGTTTTACGTTTTGCATGGACCAACACATTGGCTAGACCTAACTACGTAGATATTGTGCCTACGGTAGATATCGTTCACAGTGATTCTGAAATTTTTATTGGAAATCCAGACTTAGATCCAACAACGTCTATGAACTTCGATATTATGGCAGAGCACTACTTTAAAAGTGTTGGTATCATCTCAGGTGGAGCCTTCTATAAAAACATCAAAAAATTTATTTACACTTCACAATATGAAACTGAAGACGATAGCTTTGGAAATGGAACCACTGGGTACGATGTCTATCAGCCTTTAAATGGCGATAAAGCTTCTGTTTTTGGTATGGAATTCTCTTTCCAACGTCAGTTAGATTTCTTGCCAGGTTTTGCTAAAAACTTTAGTGTTTATGCTAACTACACACACGTAGCATCGGATGCTGAAGGGATAAAAAATGAAGATGGCGAGGAGCGTTCGGATTTGGATTTACCTAACACAGCACCAAACATATTTAATGGTTCTTTAGGTTATAGCGATAAAACGTTTAGTGCCAGATTATCGGCAAACTTCTCTGATGCTTATATTGATGAAATTGGTGGGAATGCCTTTGAAGATAGATACTACGATCAACAGTTTTTCTTAGATTTTAACGCTGGTTTTAATATTACCGATAACTTAAGTGTTTATGCCGATTTAAATAACATCACCAATCAACCATTACGTTATTTTCAAGGTCATAAAGATAGAACCATGCAAGCTGAATTTTATGGAAGACGCTTCACATGTGGTATTAAATACGATTTATTTAAAAGAAAGAAATAAAATATAAATTGGAGGCTGACTAAAAAGTCAATTAGATTTGATTTATCTGGTTGAGCTTGTCGAAACCTAAGTTAAGAATGGGTTTTTAAAATATTTCTACCCGCTCAATATAACAACAAGGATGATTTTTAGTCGGCCTCTTTTAAAAGAAATTAATGAAGAAATTATTTTTTGTAGGCTTGCTAGCCTTAGCAAGTTCATGTCATAACAATTTACCGAAAATAGCACCCGATGTTATCACAGAACATACCTTGCACGATTCTGATGATCCGGCCATTTGGATTAACCCCAACGACCCATCGAAAAGCATTGTTTTTGGTACCGATAAAAATACAGATGGCGCCATTTATGCTTTCGATTTAGAAGGAAAAATTATTGAAGATAAAACCATAAGAGGGTTAAAGCGACCGAACAATGTGGATTTGGAATACGGTTTTAAAATCAACGATTCTACCGAAACAGCCATTATAGCGTTTACCGAAAGAGAGCGTAAAAAAATGCGTTTGTACGCCCTTCCAGAGATGATTCCTTTAGATGGTGGCGGATTTTCTGTTTTTAAAAATGCACAAGAACCAGAAGGCGATTTACCTATGGGAATTGCACTTTACAAATCGCAGGTATCCAATAAAATATATGCAATTGTAGGTAGGAAAAATGGCCCTTTAGAAGGGTATTTACATCAATACGAACTGTATAGCGATAGTATAGGGGTACATGCTAAATTGGTTAGAAAATTTGGAAAATTTAGCGGTAAAAAGGAAATTGAAGCTATTGCCGTCGATAATAAAAATGGCATCGTTTATTATGCTGATGAAATGCATTGTATTCGAAAATATTACGCAGAACCATCAAAAGGTGATGAAGAAATTTCATGCTTTGGTGGCGATCACTTTAAGAAAGATATTGAAGGCATTGCCATTGCTCAATACGAAAATAAAGGATTCCTTATTGTGTCAAACCAGCAAGCGCATACTTTTAATATTTTTGACTTAGAAACCAACGCCTTTATTAAAGAACTTAATTTAGGAACTGTTGAAACCGATGGTTGCGATGTCACTACCGTGGCTTTAGGAGGTAAATTTCCAAACGGATTATTTGTTTCCATGAATGATGATAGAAACTTTTTCTTTCACGATTTAGCCAAATTGAAACTATTAGAATAGTAAAACTCAGATTAAATACGTTTTGTTTTTGTACCACATAATTTCACAATTTAGTGGTTGAGTTTAGCCGAATAACAACGGAATACCGTTTCGTTTTATTCGGCTTTTTTTGAAGTAAGACTATTAGAATGGATAACCAATGGCGAAGTTTAAAACCGATTCTTGAGTATCAAAATTATAGCGTTCGCCTTCAGGAAGCGCTGGGTTATGAAATGGCGTTGCTAAATCGACACGAATTACAAATCCTTGAAAATCAACTCGGGCCCCAAGGCCAACACCCATACCTAATTCCTGCATGAAAGAGCGCGAAAATTTACCGCCTGGTAAGGATGGGTTTTCTTCCGAGTTCCAAATATTTCCAGCATCCACAAAGGCCGCCCCTTTAAGAAATGAATAGATAGGGAAACGGTATTCTAAATTGGCTTCTAAACGAATGTTACCAGTTTGATCAAAGTAGGTATCACTAACGGTTGAACCATCAAAAGTTCCTGGTCCTAAAGAGCGTATTCTAAAGGCCCGAACACTATAAGGGCCACCTGCAAAATATTGTTTTACATTAGGTAATAGTGTGGAGTTGCCATAGGCAATGCCGTAACCAGCAAATATACGACTGGCTAAAATATTATCTTTGTTAAATTTATGGTGATAGTAAAAATCTATATCGGCCTTGGCGTATTGCGCATACTCTAAACCAAAAATTTCATTCGGACTCCCATCAGCTTGTTCTTTTTTTAATAAACTTAAAGTGTTTCCAGCAATATCCAATTTGGCGTTAAAATAGATTTGATTGCGTTTACGTGTTTCTAACAAGCCATTATAGGTAAAGGAAAAGGTGAGACCACTTATAAATTCCTGCTCAAAACTATCTCGCATATAAGGATTGTCTTCTAAAATTTGCTTAAAGGCGTCACTAATTTTCGATGGTTTGGTGTAGCTAACGGTTATGGGATTTAATTCATAAGTAACCAGTTTGTTGGCATCCCAGGTATAGCCAAATAAGGCTGTTGCCGAAAATAAACTATAATATTCTTTACGGTTTAAATAATCAAGGCTTAACGAGGTTTTGGTTTTTGGAATGTTGTACTTGAAAAAATGCGGGCCAACTTTTACGGGGAAAATAATTCTTGGAAAAAATAATTCTCCGCTTATTCCCAGATGCGTACTGCTTAATTTTTCGCTGTCCTGACTACCTCTTGTGAATTGCGCTTCGTAACCAAATTTAGCACTCAGTTTAAAGGTTTCTCCACCTTTAAATAAATTTCGGTTTATCGATGAAATTGAAATGGCTGGCCCAGTAAAGTTATTGGATTTGGTGACCCCTTGTAATTCGGCTTGTAATGATCTTTTGTTTAGTGGGGATAAGTAAATGTTAGCTTCTAAATGACCTAAGCTGTCGCTTAGTGTGGAGTCTATTTCTTTATACTGGATATTAACAAATTTGTAGGTTCCAATTTGAGACAGGCGCCTTGCTGTGTTTTTAGAGGTTTCAGCGTTGTACAACTGCCCCTTTTTAAGAGTTATAAAAGGGTCAAGATGTTTCAGTTTAAAATACAATTCATCTTGATAGTAATTTTTATCATTATAAGTATCTGCAGGAACATTTAAAGAATCGGTTTCTAAATTATAGTGCGGATAAATGTTTATGCGAGAAATTTCATAAGGAACAATGGCTTGTTTTGGTGTTTCCTCTTTCAATTTTAAATACAAATCAAAGCGCTTGTTTTTGTATTGATTTGTGTCAGCTTCAAAAAGTAAAAACCTTTCATTGAAGTTATAATACCCTCTTTGTTTAAGGGATTGATCGATACGCTTACGTTCTAATTGCATTAAGGGTAAATCAAAACACATATCCTTTTTTAAAACTGTTTTATTGAGGTGTGCTTTAATATTGGAACCAATGGGTTGTGGCAAACTATCTAGAGCGTAACTTTCCATTTTATAAGGTTGGGCAACTTCAACATGATAAGCTGCGGAAGCCTTTTTTTTATCTTCAATGAATTCTGATGATGCTGAACTGTAGAAGAATCCTCGGTTGTCCAAACGGTTTATTAATAGAGACTCTACTTCTATAGGATTAACATCACTTTGGTATATGGGCTCTTCTCCAAAATTTTTATAAAGCCATCTGTTTATAAAGCCTGGGTGTTCTTTCTGGTTTTGATAGTAAAAATACAAACCTAAATACATGCCTAAAATATTACTGTTCGGTTCTGGGTTTAGCACCGAATTAAGGTTTGTTTTTATAACATCTTTAGATTTGTCGGATATGGTGGAATCACTTTCTACCTCTAGCGTAGCACCAGTGTACAAGCGCTCATCTTCTGGGATGTATTGTGTTATGCTACAAGCATAACACAGGAGCACCATAGCACATAAGATTAAAAA
This genomic interval from Tamlana carrageenivorans contains the following:
- a CDS encoding phytase, encoding MKKLFFVGLLALASSCHNNLPKIAPDVITEHTLHDSDDPAIWINPNDPSKSIVFGTDKNTDGAIYAFDLEGKIIEDKTIRGLKRPNNVDLEYGFKINDSTETAIIAFTERERKKMRLYALPEMIPLDGGGFSVFKNAQEPEGDLPMGIALYKSQVSNKIYAIVGRKNGPLEGYLHQYELYSDSIGVHAKLVRKFGKFSGKKEIEAIAVDNKNGIVYYADEMHCIRKYYAEPSKGDEEISCFGGDHFKKDIEGIAIAQYENKGFLIVSNQQAHTFNIFDLETNAFIKELNLGTVETDGCDVTTVALGGKFPNGLFVSMNDDRNFFFHDLAKLKLLE
- a CDS encoding BamA/TamA family outer membrane protein; the encoded protein is MVLLCYACSITQYIPEDERLYTGATLEVESDSTISDKSKDVIKTNLNSVLNPEPNSNILGMYLGLYFYYQNQKEHPGFINRWLYKNFGEEPIYQSDVNPIEVESLLINRLDNRGFFYSSASSEFIEDKKKASAAYHVEVAQPYKMESYALDSLPQPIGSNIKAHLNKTVLKKDMCFDLPLMQLERKRIDQSLKQRGYYNFNERFLLFEADTNQYKNKRFDLYLKLKEETPKQAIVPYEISRINIYPHYNLETDSLNVPADTYNDKNYYQDELYFKLKHLDPFITLKKGQLYNAETSKNTARRLSQIGTYKFVNIQYKEIDSTLSDSLGHLEANIYLSPLNKRSLQAELQGVTKSNNFTGPAISISSINRNLFKGGETFKLSAKFGYEAQFTRGSQDSEKLSSTHLGISGELFFPRIIFPVKVGPHFFKYNIPKTKTSLSLDYLNRKEYYSLFSATALFGYTWDANKLVTYELNPITVSYTKPSKISDAFKQILEDNPYMRDSFEQEFISGLTFSFTYNGLLETRKRNQIYFNAKLDIAGNTLSLLKKEQADGSPNEIFGLEYAQYAKADIDFYYHHKFNKDNILASRIFAGYGIAYGNSTLLPNVKQYFAGGPYSVRAFRIRSLGPGTFDGSTVSDTYFDQTGNIRLEANLEYRFPIYSFLKGAAFVDAGNIWNSEENPSLPGGKFSRSFMQELGMGVGLGARVDFQGFVIRVDLATPFHNPALPEGERYNFDTQESVLNFAIGYPF